A part of Citrifermentans bremense genomic DNA contains:
- a CDS encoding PAS domain S-box protein — protein MKHELRILIVDDSAEDAALIVRQIQREFSVSYERVETPEEMQAALENGGWQIVISDYVMPKFSGLAALKLLHDQGMDLPFIMVSGQMGEDAAVEAMRAGAHDYLLKDRLSRLTPAIKRELNDFVVRRERRMAEEALSATEARFHSLVEQSLVGIFMLQDDIFIYVNPKFGDIFDYEPQQLIEARSLLELVAPEDQIKVMTRFLRPLMEGCDSLHFFFRGKRRDGSLIDLEVNGTRTWVNGSAAIIGTLLDITERKRAEAELSKLWRAVEQSPVSVVITDLFGRIEYVNPKFIEVSGYSENELIGKNPSILKSGLTDPKVYEELWSTITSGREWHGELHNRKKNGELFWESGHISAIKNSEGQVTHFVGVKEDVTERKLAIEHLRQVQKMEAIGQLAGGIAHDFNNLLTVINGYSTLLVRSMDQGSQAHKEAEQILRAGERAADLTRQLLSFSRRQVLEPRVLDINKQVKAVQKMLQRLIGEHIGLVTSLSEDTGFVRIDPGQLEQIVMNLIVNARDASEIGGVITVATTNFELDREFSHLHPGSLPGSYVRLSVADQGQGMSEEVKQRLFEPFFTTKEMGRGTGLGLATVYGIVKQSGGYIEVVSEPGQGACINVYLPRASEPLPAPAAHPAEEDIDSSYSILVVEDEPGVLNLVVHTLRMRGFTVFAATDPGQGIALFEEHSQEIDMLLTDVVMPFMSGPALAEQLIARKRELKVLFMSGHTDDRANLEKILEKGMQFLPKPFAGDALIRKVRDTLKGGAAQTALEISGGSN, from the coding sequence ATGAAACACGAACTGCGTATCCTGATAGTGGACGACTCCGCCGAAGATGCCGCACTCATAGTGCGCCAGATACAGCGGGAATTCTCTGTAAGCTACGAGCGGGTTGAGACGCCTGAAGAGATGCAGGCAGCACTGGAGAACGGGGGATGGCAAATCGTCATCTCTGACTACGTCATGCCGAAGTTCAGCGGGCTTGCGGCGCTGAAGCTCCTTCACGACCAGGGCATGGACCTCCCTTTCATCATGGTCTCCGGGCAGATGGGCGAGGACGCAGCCGTAGAGGCGATGCGCGCCGGCGCTCACGACTACCTGCTGAAGGACAGGCTCTCCAGGCTGACACCAGCCATCAAACGTGAATTGAACGACTTTGTGGTTCGCCGCGAGCGAAGAATGGCGGAGGAGGCGCTCTCGGCAACGGAGGCGCGCTTCCATAGCCTGGTGGAACAGTCGCTCGTCGGTATCTTCATGCTGCAGGACGACATCTTCATCTACGTGAACCCGAAGTTCGGGGACATCTTCGACTACGAGCCGCAGCAGCTCATCGAAGCGAGGTCTCTACTGGAGCTGGTCGCGCCGGAGGACCAGATCAAGGTGATGACCCGGTTCCTGCGCCCTCTCATGGAAGGATGCGACAGCCTGCACTTCTTCTTCCGGGGCAAGCGCCGCGACGGGAGCCTGATCGATCTAGAGGTGAACGGCACCAGAACCTGGGTAAACGGCAGTGCCGCCATCATTGGGACCCTGCTCGACATAACCGAGCGCAAGCGCGCCGAAGCCGAGCTGAGCAAACTTTGGCGCGCCGTCGAGCAAAGCCCGGTGTCGGTGGTGATAACGGACCTCTTCGGCAGGATCGAGTACGTGAACCCGAAGTTCATCGAGGTCTCCGGCTACAGCGAAAATGAGCTGATCGGTAAAAACCCGAGCATCCTGAAATCTGGACTCACCGACCCCAAGGTGTACGAGGAACTCTGGTCCACCATAACCTCGGGGCGGGAGTGGCACGGCGAGCTGCACAACAGGAAAAAGAACGGCGAGCTCTTCTGGGAGAGCGGGCACATCTCCGCCATCAAGAACTCCGAGGGGCAGGTCACCCATTTCGTAGGGGTCAAGGAGGATGTGACCGAGAGGAAACTCGCCATCGAACACCTGAGGCAGGTACAGAAGATGGAGGCGATCGGGCAACTGGCGGGTGGCATAGCGCACGACTTCAACAACCTGCTCACCGTGATCAACGGCTACTCCACGCTCCTGGTGCGATCCATGGACCAAGGATCACAGGCGCACAAGGAGGCGGAACAGATACTGCGGGCGGGCGAGCGTGCCGCCGACCTTACCAGACAGCTTCTGAGCTTCAGCAGAAGGCAGGTACTGGAACCGAGGGTGCTCGACATCAACAAGCAGGTGAAAGCGGTGCAGAAGATGCTGCAACGCCTGATCGGGGAACACATAGGGCTCGTCACCTCGCTTTCCGAAGACACAGGGTTCGTGAGGATCGACCCGGGGCAGCTGGAACAGATTGTCATGAACCTGATCGTCAACGCGCGCGACGCCTCCGAAATCGGAGGGGTGATCACCGTGGCCACGACCAATTTCGAGCTGGACCGCGAGTTCTCGCACCTGCACCCTGGGTCGCTTCCTGGAAGCTACGTCAGGCTCAGCGTGGCGGACCAGGGACAAGGGATGTCCGAAGAGGTGAAGCAGCGGCTCTTCGAGCCTTTCTTCACCACCAAGGAGATGGGTCGCGGCACCGGCCTCGGTCTCGCCACGGTGTACGGCATCGTCAAGCAAAGCGGAGGGTACATAGAGGTGGTCAGCGAACCGGGACAGGGAGCCTGCATCAACGTCTACCTCCCCCGCGCCTCTGAGCCTCTCCCCGCGCCGGCTGCGCACCCGGCCGAAGAGGACATCGACTCCTCTTACTCGATACTGGTCGTCGAGGACGAGCCCGGGGTGCTCAACCTCGTGGTGCACACCCTGAGAATGCGGGGTTTCACCGTTTTCGCGGCAACGGACCCGGGACAGGGGATCGCGCTGTTCGAGGAGCACTCGCAGGAGATCGACATGCTCCTCACCGACGTGGTGATGCCGTTCATGAGCGGGCCTGCCCTGGCGGAGCAGCTGATAGCCAGGAAGCGGGAACTGAAGGTGTTGTTCATGTCGGGGCACACGGACGACAGGGCCAACTTGGAGAAGATACTGGAAAAAGGGATGCAGTTCCTGCCAAAACCCTTTGCCGGCGACGCACTCATCAGAAAGGTGAGGGACACCCTGAAAGGGGGGGCGGCGCAGACGGCGTTAGAGATTTCAGGAGGTAGCAATTGA
- the purN gene encoding phosphoribosylglycinamide formyltransferase, with amino-acid sequence MERVLNIGVLISGSGSNLQSIMDACAAGRLKARVACVISNKADAFGLERARKAGIPALHLDHRAYSGREAYDEALVATLREFDVELVALAGFMRIITPVLLEAFPMAVMNIHPALLPAFPGLHAQQQALDYGAKVAGCTVHFVDPGTDTGPIILQAAVPVIEGDTEQTLSARIQKEEHRLYPEAIRLFTEGLLEVNGRVVAVGT; translated from the coding sequence ATGGAAAGAGTTCTCAACATAGGGGTACTTATCTCCGGCAGCGGCAGCAACCTGCAGTCGATCATGGACGCCTGCGCCGCAGGCAGGCTCAAGGCGCGGGTCGCCTGCGTGATCAGCAACAAGGCGGACGCCTTCGGCCTGGAGCGCGCGCGCAAAGCCGGCATCCCGGCGCTGCACCTGGACCACCGCGCCTATTCCGGCAGGGAGGCCTACGACGAGGCACTGGTGGCCACCCTGCGCGAGTTCGACGTCGAGCTGGTGGCGCTCGCCGGCTTCATGCGCATCATCACCCCGGTGCTCCTCGAGGCCTTCCCGATGGCGGTGATGAACATTCACCCGGCCCTGCTCCCCGCCTTTCCCGGGCTGCACGCCCAGCAGCAGGCGCTCGATTACGGCGCCAAGGTTGCCGGCTGCACCGTCCATTTCGTCGACCCGGGCACCGACACCGGCCCCATCATCCTGCAGGCCGCGGTGCCGGTAATTGAGGGTGACACCGAGCAGACGCTTTCGGCGCGGATCCAGAAGGAAGAGCACCGCCTCTATCCCGAGGCGATCCGGCTCTTCACCGAGGGGCTCCTTGAAGTCAACGGCCGCGTGGTCGCCGTCGGAACCTGA
- the fliK gene encoding flagellar hook-length control protein FliK, which produces MFINDESQKQVLPILAKAAVTPVVEAQHRASQQLQLNPGQQVKAEIISNLPNSLYIARVAGELYHLEIPMNVAPGETLEMTFLTADPRVTFQVLRPEVGESVKLSSMGKWLADVVKNAQPLPPQEPLLEFPEQASAHLADRLKSALTQSGLFYESHLAQWAGGALQLKELLKEPQGKLSRAAEGEGGEGDGKESAAADFADSRTLPLIKEQLQLLNSGVLAWRGEAWPGQDMELAIREGDEERWEQGIEATLSLDLPRLGGVKATLRFSAEGLSVDCVCNRPGSSELMRNEGAELRAALESCGLHLTRLAAKDE; this is translated from the coding sequence ATGTTCATCAACGACGAAAGCCAAAAACAGGTTTTGCCTATCCTGGCCAAGGCCGCAGTCACCCCCGTCGTGGAGGCCCAGCACCGGGCAAGCCAGCAGCTGCAGCTGAATCCGGGCCAGCAGGTGAAGGCCGAGATCATCTCCAACCTCCCTAACAGCCTCTACATCGCGCGGGTGGCGGGCGAACTGTACCACCTCGAGATCCCCATGAACGTGGCGCCAGGGGAGACCCTGGAGATGACCTTCCTCACCGCCGACCCGCGCGTCACCTTCCAGGTGCTGCGCCCGGAGGTGGGTGAGTCGGTGAAGCTGAGCTCGATGGGAAAGTGGCTCGCCGACGTGGTCAAGAACGCGCAGCCGCTCCCCCCCCAGGAACCGCTGCTGGAATTCCCGGAACAGGCATCGGCGCACCTGGCCGACAGACTGAAGAGCGCACTGACCCAGTCAGGTCTTTTCTACGAGTCCCACCTGGCCCAGTGGGCCGGCGGAGCTCTGCAGCTCAAGGAACTCCTGAAGGAGCCGCAGGGCAAACTCTCCCGTGCCGCAGAGGGGGAGGGAGGCGAGGGGGACGGGAAAGAGAGCGCTGCGGCCGACTTTGCCGACAGCAGGACGCTGCCGCTTATCAAAGAGCAACTGCAGCTTTTGAACTCGGGGGTGCTTGCCTGGCGCGGCGAGGCCTGGCCCGGCCAGGACATGGAACTGGCCATCCGCGAGGGGGACGAAGAGAGGTGGGAGCAGGGTATCGAGGCTACCCTGTCGCTCGACCTGCCGCGGCTTGGCGGGGTGAAGGCGACGCTTCGTTTCTCGGCCGAAGGCCTCTCCGTCGATTGCGTCTGCAACAGGCCCGGCTCCTCGGAGCTGATGCGAAACGAGGGTGCGGAACTGCGTGCGGCGCTTGAGTCGTGCGGACTGCACCTGACCAGGCTGGCGGCAAAAGATGAGTAA
- a CDS encoding EscU/YscU/HrcU family type III secretion system export apparatus switch protein yields MSKDASEMKRAVAMAYSGEDGAPRVVAKGTGVTAEAILSLAQEHGVYVHQSPELLNLLMQVDLDSEIPPELYQAVAELLAWLYSLDQALPER; encoded by the coding sequence ATGAGTAAGGACGCGAGCGAAATGAAGCGAGCGGTGGCCATGGCCTACAGCGGCGAAGACGGCGCGCCAAGGGTCGTCGCCAAGGGAACCGGTGTCACCGCCGAAGCGATACTCTCGCTGGCCCAGGAGCACGGGGTCTACGTGCACCAGTCGCCCGAGCTTTTGAACCTTTTGATGCAGGTCGACCTGGACAGCGAGATCCCCCCGGAGTTGTACCAGGCGGTGGCTGAGCTCCTCGCCTGGCTTTACTCGCTGGACCAGGCTCTGCCGGAGCGCTAG
- a CDS encoding HD domain-containing phosphohydrolase, with the protein MKGNILIADDEDMIRELINITLSKEGFTCFQAASAEEGLEIINKHKLDLALLDIMMPGRSGIDLLKDIKEATPDTTVLMITAMNDMDTALSCIHFGAEDYITKPFNLDRVLLTVKNTLEKRRLVLENKEYQANLEQKVAEQTEVIRTVMGEINLAYEHTLVALIRALDAREKEVGSHSERVMSYAKLLAQAAGISEEDRIIIGKGALLHDIGKIGVSDNILLKPAKLDDSEWEIMRQHPSIGFDILSGIRYFSGAAELVLNHHERWDGNGYPGKLMEEAIPISARIFALVDTLDAMTSDRPYRKALTFDAVLDEVTRCRGKQFDPRLVDLFLSIPKQEWENAAGKKL; encoded by the coding sequence TTGAAAGGAAACATCTTGATCGCCGATGACGAGGACATGATCAGGGAACTGATCAACATCACCCTGTCAAAGGAAGGGTTCACCTGCTTCCAGGCCGCTAGCGCCGAGGAGGGGTTGGAGATAATCAACAAGCACAAGCTGGACCTGGCGCTTTTGGACATAATGATGCCCGGCCGCTCCGGGATCGACCTCCTGAAAGACATCAAGGAGGCCACCCCCGACACCACCGTGCTGATGATCACGGCGATGAACGACATGGATACCGCACTTTCCTGCATCCATTTCGGTGCCGAGGACTACATCACCAAGCCGTTCAACCTGGACCGTGTGCTCCTCACCGTGAAGAACACCCTGGAAAAGCGCAGGCTGGTGCTGGAGAACAAGGAATACCAGGCGAACCTGGAGCAGAAGGTAGCCGAGCAGACCGAGGTGATCCGCACCGTGATGGGGGAAATCAACCTCGCCTATGAACACACGCTGGTGGCGCTGATTAGGGCGCTGGACGCCAGGGAAAAGGAGGTAGGGTCTCACTCCGAGCGGGTGATGTCCTACGCCAAGCTCTTGGCACAAGCCGCGGGGATCAGCGAGGAAGATCGCATCATAATAGGCAAGGGCGCGCTCTTGCACGACATCGGGAAGATCGGGGTCTCCGACAACATCCTGTTGAAGCCCGCGAAGTTGGACGACTCCGAGTGGGAGATCATGCGCCAGCATCCCAGCATCGGCTTCGACATCCTCTCCGGCATCCGGTATTTTTCCGGGGCCGCGGAACTGGTGCTGAACCACCACGAACGCTGGGACGGGAACGGTTACCCGGGGAAGCTGATGGAGGAGGCGATCCCCATCAGCGCGCGCATCTTCGCACTGGTGGACACCCTGGACGCCATGACTTCCGACAGGCCCTACAGAAAGGCGCTGACCTTCGATGCGGTGCTGGACGAGGTGACGCGCTGCCGCGGCAAGCAGTTCGACCCGAGGCTCGTCGACCTGTTCCTGAGCATCCCCAAGCAAGAATGGGAAAACGCGGCGGGCAAGAAACTGTAA
- the purM gene encoding phosphoribosylformylglycinamidine cyclo-ligase — MKETKITYKDAGVDIDAGNTFVQMIKPLVKATSRPEVLADIGGFGGLFSLNMGKYKHPVLVSGTDGVGTKLKLAFLADRHDTIGIDLVAMCVNDIIVQGAEPLFFLDYLATAKLDPAKGASIIKGVSEGCVQAGCALIGGETAEMPGFYSGDEYDMAGFAVGVVEREKIIDGSSITVGNRLIGLASSGLHSNGYSLARKVILEHMGLGINDQLPGLGKTVAEELLTPTRIYVRSVMNLLRDFNISGLAHITGGGLLENVPRVLPNGCKAVIKKDSWEVPEIFKIMQKAGNIEENEMYRTFNCGIGMVLVVPEKEAEEIMIRLSGLNETAFMIGEVAKCDAGKECVELV, encoded by the coding sequence TTGAAAGAGACTAAGATTACTTATAAAGACGCCGGTGTAGACATAGATGCCGGCAACACTTTTGTCCAGATGATCAAGCCTTTAGTCAAGGCGACTTCGCGTCCGGAGGTGCTGGCAGACATCGGCGGCTTCGGGGGGCTCTTCTCCCTCAACATGGGCAAGTACAAACACCCGGTGCTCGTCTCCGGCACCGACGGGGTCGGGACCAAGCTGAAGCTCGCCTTCCTCGCCGACCGCCATGACACCATCGGCATCGACCTCGTGGCGATGTGCGTCAACGACATCATCGTCCAGGGGGCGGAACCCCTCTTCTTCCTCGATTACCTTGCCACCGCCAAGCTCGACCCCGCCAAGGGCGCCTCCATCATCAAAGGGGTATCCGAGGGGTGCGTGCAGGCAGGCTGCGCCCTGATCGGCGGTGAAACCGCCGAGATGCCCGGTTTCTACAGCGGCGACGAGTACGACATGGCCGGCTTTGCAGTCGGCGTCGTCGAGCGCGAGAAGATCATCGACGGCTCTTCCATCACCGTCGGCAACCGCCTGATCGGCCTTGCCTCCTCCGGTCTGCATAGCAACGGCTACTCCCTGGCAAGGAAAGTGATCCTCGAGCACATGGGGCTCGGCATCAACGATCAGCTCCCCGGCCTCGGGAAGACCGTCGCCGAGGAGCTCCTCACCCCGACCCGCATCTACGTGCGCAGCGTGATGAACCTCTTGCGCGACTTCAACATCTCCGGCCTCGCCCACATCACCGGCGGCGGCCTTTTGGAGAACGTACCCCGTGTGCTTCCCAACGGCTGCAAGGCCGTGATCAAGAAGGACAGCTGGGAGGTCCCCGAGATCTTCAAGATCATGCAGAAGGCCGGCAACATCGAGGAAAACGAGATGTACAGGACCTTCAACTGCGGCATCGGCATGGTGCTGGTCGTCCCCGAGAAAGAGGCCGAAGAGATCATGATCAGGCTCTCCGGGCTCAACGAGACCGCGTTCATGATCGGCGAAGTGGCCAAGTGCGACGCCGGCAAGGAGTGCGTGGAGCTCGTCTAG
- a CDS encoding sigma-54-dependent transcriptional regulator, whose product MTAKLLILDDDHDILLMLKSIFAGEDYELLLESDSEGALKRVISDRPNVAIMDISLPQKSGIEVLKEAKKIDPGLAVIMATGYKTTQNAIEAMKYGAFDYVTKPFDMTKLKGAVKKALECNLLSRKVRYTRERPQVEEDLTEDLMIGSSPEMIEIWKMVGTVADSDATVLIQGESGTGKELLARAIYNNSRRKNRPFLAVNCAALPEALLESELFGHEKGAFTDAHSRRIGKFEQCNGGTIFLDEIGEMSQANQGKFLRVLENQEFERVGGNETIKVDVRVIAATNRSLITNVKEKTFRMDLYYRLRVVNFFLPPLRDRAEDIPLLVDLFVKKFSKKYGKNIKAVAPETMAMLMTHPWEGNIRELKNVINSATVFCRGDILIPGDFESFLTAKAGFKEVDLEAAGDDYYEVFWSMLEPVFDGICQKNKGAIYESVNMGLEKALIHMAMEKSNNNQVFAAKLLGISRNTLRDRLERYRIGAAD is encoded by the coding sequence ATGACTGCAAAACTGCTCATATTGGATGACGATCACGACATCCTGCTCATGTTAAAGAGCATCTTCGCCGGCGAGGATTACGAGCTGCTGCTTGAAAGCGACAGCGAAGGGGCCTTGAAGCGCGTTATCTCCGACCGTCCCAATGTGGCTATCATGGATATCAGCCTGCCGCAGAAGTCGGGCATCGAGGTCTTAAAGGAAGCGAAGAAGATAGATCCGGGCCTCGCCGTCATCATGGCTACCGGCTACAAGACCACCCAGAACGCCATCGAGGCTATGAAGTACGGCGCCTTCGACTACGTCACCAAGCCCTTCGACATGACGAAGCTAAAGGGTGCGGTGAAGAAGGCCCTGGAGTGCAACCTCCTGAGCCGCAAGGTGCGTTACACCCGCGAGCGCCCGCAGGTCGAGGAGGACCTCACCGAGGACCTGATGATAGGTTCCTCCCCCGAGATGATCGAGATCTGGAAGATGGTGGGGACCGTGGCCGATTCCGATGCGACGGTGCTGATCCAGGGCGAGTCGGGAACCGGCAAGGAACTCCTGGCCCGCGCCATCTACAACAACTCCCGGAGAAAGAACCGCCCCTTCCTGGCGGTGAACTGCGCCGCCCTTCCGGAGGCGCTCTTGGAGTCCGAGCTTTTCGGGCATGAGAAGGGGGCCTTCACCGATGCCCATTCCAGGAGGATCGGGAAGTTCGAGCAGTGCAACGGCGGCACCATTTTCCTGGACGAGATAGGGGAGATGAGCCAGGCGAACCAGGGTAAGTTCCTGCGCGTCTTGGAGAACCAGGAGTTCGAGAGGGTGGGGGGGAACGAGACCATCAAGGTGGACGTCCGGGTCATCGCCGCGACCAACAGGAGCCTCATCACCAACGTGAAGGAAAAGACCTTCAGGATGGACCTTTACTACCGGTTGCGGGTGGTGAACTTCTTCCTGCCGCCCCTGCGGGACCGAGCCGAGGACATACCTCTCCTGGTCGACCTCTTCGTCAAGAAGTTCTCCAAGAAGTACGGCAAGAACATCAAGGCGGTGGCGCCCGAAACCATGGCTATGCTGATGACCCATCCCTGGGAAGGCAACATCAGGGAGCTCAAGAACGTCATCAATTCCGCCACGGTTTTCTGCCGCGGCGACATCCTGATCCCCGGGGACTTTGAGTCTTTCCTCACCGCAAAGGCCGGCTTCAAGGAGGTCGACCTGGAAGCTGCCGGCGACGATTACTACGAGGTGTTCTGGAGCATGCTCGAGCCCGTCTTCGACGGGATCTGCCAGAAGAACAAGGGGGCGATCTACGAGAGCGTCAACATGGGGCTGGAAAAGGCCCTGATCCACATGGCCATGGAGAAGAGCAACAACAACCAGGTCTTTGCAGCGAAGCTCCTGGGTATCAGCCGCAACACCCTGAGGGATAGGCTGGAGCGCTACCGTATCGGGGCCGCCGACTAA
- a CDS encoding ChaN family lipoprotein — translation MIEELSGTRLVFLGERHDATAHHELQLEVLKGLKAQGKQLAIAMEMFEETTQPALDAWSAGKVPEDAFRKVYEWSWRFIPWEMYRDLLLFARDNHVPVVAINAPRDVVQAVGKNGFTSLTDAELAKLPTGIDAKASDEYLLSMRSSIPSHGKKGEALRNLAEAQLLRNKVMARKVEDYLQLHPGTTVVVIAGGGHARGTGGIAAELGNGISYKIVLPPIPPLGEKTVTGADADYLLVESPL, via the coding sequence ATGATCGAGGAGCTTTCAGGGACAAGGCTCGTCTTTCTGGGGGAGCGGCACGACGCCACAGCGCATCACGAGCTGCAGCTCGAAGTCCTGAAGGGGCTCAAGGCGCAGGGGAAACAGCTCGCCATCGCGATGGAGATGTTCGAGGAGACGACGCAACCAGCCCTCGACGCCTGGAGCGCCGGGAAAGTGCCGGAGGACGCCTTCAGGAAGGTGTACGAGTGGAGCTGGCGCTTCATCCCGTGGGAGATGTACCGCGACCTGCTGCTCTTTGCGCGCGACAACCACGTCCCCGTCGTTGCCATCAACGCGCCGAGGGACGTGGTGCAGGCTGTCGGCAAGAACGGGTTCACATCGCTCACCGACGCAGAGCTCGCCAAGCTCCCCACCGGCATCGACGCGAAGGCAAGCGACGAGTACCTGCTCTCGATGCGGTCCAGCATCCCAAGCCACGGTAAAAAGGGCGAAGCGCTCAGGAACCTGGCCGAGGCGCAGCTGTTAAGGAACAAGGTGATGGCCAGGAAAGTCGAGGATTATCTGCAGCTTCATCCCGGCACTACTGTGGTAGTCATCGCGGGAGGGGGGCACGCCAGGGGTACCGGGGGGATTGCCGCGGAACTCGGGAATGGGATCTCTTACAAGATCGTCCTCCCCCCCATTCCGCCGCTTGGGGAGAAAACCGTCACCGGCGCGGACGCCGATTACCTGCTGGTGGAGTCGCCTCTCTAG
- the rimI gene encoding ribosomal protein S18-alanine N-acetyltransferase, with the protein MRSEELKAVLEIESASFSRPWTEQHFQYEIDSPFGHPMVALADDGTLAGYLCLKIVLDEAEILDVAVAASHRGKGVGRLLVQWALDFSRERGASLLFLEVRAGNVEAIGLYRSFGFRESGRRKNYYDNGEDAILMEIPVCLQSEEDHAV; encoded by the coding sequence ATGCGTTCCGAGGAGCTCAAAGCGGTGCTCGAGATAGAGTCCGCATCGTTCTCGAGACCATGGACTGAGCAGCACTTCCAGTACGAAATCGATTCTCCTTTCGGCCATCCCATGGTGGCGCTCGCCGATGACGGAACCCTCGCCGGTTACCTCTGTCTCAAGATCGTCCTGGACGAGGCCGAGATACTTGACGTTGCAGTCGCGGCGTCCCATCGCGGCAAGGGGGTCGGCAGGCTCCTGGTGCAGTGGGCGCTCGATTTCAGCCGCGAGCGCGGGGCATCGCTTCTCTTTCTGGAGGTGCGGGCCGGCAACGTCGAGGCCATCGGGCTATATCGCTCCTTTGGCTTCAGGGAGTCGGGGCGCCGCAAGAACTATTACGACAATGGCGAAGACGCCATTTTGATGGAGATACCAGTCTGCCTGCAGTCAGAGGAGGATCATGCAGTTTAA
- a CDS encoding dihydroorotate dehydrogenase electron transfer subunit, protein MQFKSMVVSNVELSPNYFRMRMTAPQELLASAPGQFLMLKVTDAIDPLLRRPFGLFDVGTFTAEYAGCGAQTYCEILYKVVGKGTKLLAALHHGDVVDLLAPLGRGFDLGPAGEEKVLVGGGVGLAPLYYLAKALVERGEKVRLFAGGRNRDDILCITEFERLGVETYVATDDGTLGESGFVTQVLERHLNKGMRIFACGPTPMLDAVAKMSARHEVPCQVSMEAYMACGVGACLGCVMKGANHTEATPDYRCVCKDGPVFDSFDLQWS, encoded by the coding sequence ATGCAGTTTAAATCGATGGTAGTGTCGAACGTGGAGCTGTCGCCGAACTACTTCAGGATGAGGATGACGGCCCCGCAGGAATTGCTCGCCTCGGCCCCCGGGCAGTTTCTCATGCTCAAGGTGACCGACGCCATAGACCCGCTGCTCAGGCGCCCCTTCGGGCTTTTTGACGTCGGGACCTTCACCGCCGAGTACGCCGGGTGCGGCGCTCAGACTTACTGCGAGATCCTGTACAAGGTGGTGGGGAAGGGGACGAAGCTCCTCGCCGCCCTGCACCACGGCGACGTGGTGGACCTCCTGGCGCCCCTGGGCAGAGGTTTCGACCTGGGTCCCGCAGGGGAGGAAAAGGTGCTCGTCGGAGGCGGCGTAGGCCTTGCCCCCCTTTACTACCTCGCCAAGGCGCTCGTCGAGCGGGGCGAGAAGGTGCGACTTTTCGCCGGCGGCAGGAACCGCGACGACATCCTCTGCATCACCGAGTTCGAGAGGCTGGGAGTCGAGACCTACGTGGCGACCGACGACGGCACCCTGGGCGAGAGCGGGTTTGTGACCCAGGTGCTGGAACGGCACCTGAATAAAGGGATGCGCATCTTCGCCTGCGGTCCGACGCCTATGCTCGACGCCGTCGCCAAGATGTCCGCCCGGCACGAGGTCCCCTGCCAGGTCTCCATGGAGGCCTACATGGCCTGCGGCGTCGGCGCCTGCCTCGGCTGCGTCATGAAGGGGGCGAACCACACCGAGGCCACCCCCGACTACCGCTGTGTCTGCAAGGACGGTCCCGTCTTCGACAGCTTCGACCTGCAATGGAGTTAA